The Anopheles merus strain MAF chromosome 2L, AmerM5.1, whole genome shotgun sequence genome has a segment encoding these proteins:
- the LOC121591457 gene encoding aromatic-L-amino-acid decarboxylase isoform X2 — MNTEEFRKYGKQMIDYICEYGQTIDERDVAPTVDPGFLRKLLPEEAPQKGEDFKRMLDDVETKIMPNMVHWNHPRFFAYFPAGNSYPSILGDMLSSAIGSIGFSWASSPAATELETIVLDWYAKALDLPCFFRSDAKGSKGGGVLQGSASECALVCMMAARARAIKELKGNHHDVHDSVYLPQLVAYSSKEAHSSIEKAAKMAIVKLRALDTDCRGVFRGDTLRQAIQEDLAQGLTPCFVVATVGTTSACVFDNLVEIGQVCREVRSIWFHVDGAYAGNSFILPEMRRFKEGLEYADSFNTNPNKLLLTNFDCSAMWVKDVKLLTTALAVDPLYLQHEHSSAIDYRHYGIPLSRRFRALKLWFVFRSYGIVGLQKYIRNHIALAKRFETLVNSDDRFEVRNDVNLGLVCFRLKQQDRINRDLLARINQSGKFHMTPAMVRGKYIIRFCVTYEHATEEHIDYAWEEIKNYAEETLAAECPEEVQEQALPATKKPPKKLTRSMSTRFSFTRSVSREIFERQNSRSQLTDGCTPIVIVDTDDILESLQRASRMNGERSSNDTYDTDSTEEASN, encoded by the exons AGGAAGCGCCACAGAAGGGCGAAGACTTCAAGCGTATGCTCGATGACGTCGAGACGAAGATCATGCCCAATATGGTGCACTGGAACCATCCGCGCTTTTTCGCCTACTTCCCGGCCGGCAACTCCTATCCTTCGATCCTCGGCGACATGCTCAGCAGTGCCATCGGGTCAATTGGCTTCTCATGG gCATCCAGTCCGGCCGCCACCGAGCTGGAAACGATCGTCCTCGATTGGTACGCGAAGGCACTCGATCTGCCGTGCTTCTTCCGCAGCGACGCCAAGGGTTCGAAGGGCGGTGGCGTACTGCAAGGATCCGCGTCCGAGTGTGCGCTCGTGTGCATGATGGCGGCACGGGCCCGCGCCATCAAGGAGCTGAAGGGCAACCACCACGACGTGCACGACAGCGTCTATCTGCCGCAGCTGGTCGCGTACTCCTCCAAGGAGGCACACTCGTCGATCGAGAAGGCGGCCAAGATGGCGATCGTGAAGCTGCGCGCACTGGACACCGACTGTCGGGGCGTGTTCCGGGGCGATACGCTCCGCCAGGCCATCCAGGAGGATCTCGCCCAGGGCCTGACGCCGTGCTTTGTCGTCGCCACCGTCGGCACCACGTCGGCCTGCGTCTTTGACAATCTGGTCGAGATTGGGCAGGTGTGCCGGGAGGTGCGCAGCATCTGGTTCCACGTGGACGGTGCTTACGCGGGCAATTCCTTCATCCTGCCCGAGATGCGCCGCTTTAAGGAGGGGCTGGAGTATGCGGATTCGTTCAACACAAATCCAAACAAGCTGCTGCTGACCAACTTTGACTGCTCGGCGATGTGGGTGAAGGATGTAAAGCTGCTCACGACGGCGCTGGCCGTTGATCCGCTCTATCTGCAGCACGAGCATAGCAGTGCGATTGATTACCGGCACTACGGAATTCCGCTCAGCCGACGCTTCCGTGCGCTGAAGCTGTGGTTTGTGTTCCGCTCGTACGGCATCGTTGGGCTGCAGAAGTATATTCGCAACCACATTGCGCTGGCGAAACGGTTCGAGACGCTGGTGAACTCCGACGATCGCTTCGAGGTGCGCAACGACGTCAACCTTGGGCTTGTCTGCTTCCGACTCAA ACAGCAAGATCGAATCAATCGGGACCTACTGGCAAGGATCAACCAGTCGGGCAAATTCCACATGACCCCCGCAATGGTACGAGGCAAATACATCATTCGTTTCTGTGTCACCTACGAGCACGCCACCGAGGAGCATATAG ATTACGCATGGgaggaaattaaaaactacGCCGAAGAGACGCTCGCCGCCGAATGTCCGGAAGAGGTGCAGGAGCAGGCACTGCCGGCGACGAAAAAACCGCCCAAGAAGCTTACCCGCAGCATGTCCACGCGCTTCTCCTTCACGCGCAGCGTTTCGCGCGAAATCTTCGAACGACAAAACAGTCG CTCTCAGCTTACGGATGGCTGCACACCGATCGTCATCGTCGATACCGACGACATCCTGGAGAGTTTGCAGCGCGCCTCGCGGATGAACGGTGAGCGAAGTTCGAACGACACGTACGACACCGACAGCACGGAGGAGGCCAGCAATTGA
- the LOC121591457 gene encoding aromatic-L-amino-acid decarboxylase isoform X1, which yields MNTEEFRKYGKQMIDYICEYGQTIDERDVAPTVDPGFLRKLLPEEAPQKGEDFKRMLDDVETKIMPNMVHWNHPRFFAYFPAGNSYPSILGDMLSSAIGSIGFSWASSPAATELETIVLDWYAKALDLPCFFRSDAKGSKGGGVLQGSASECALVCMMAARARAIKELKGNHHDVHDSVYLPQLVAYSSKEAHSSIEKAAKMAIVKLRALDTDCRGVFRGDTLRQAIQEDLAQGLTPCFVVATVGTTSACVFDNLVEIGQVCREVRSIWFHVDGAYAGNSFILPEMRRFKEGLEYADSFNTNPNKLLLTNFDCSAMWVKDVKLLTTALAVDPLYLQHEHSSAIDYRHYGIPLSRRFRALKLWFVFRSYGIVGLQKYIRNHIALAKRFETLVNSDDRFEVRNDVNLGLVCFRLKQQDRINRDLLARINQSGKFHMTPAMVRGKYIIRFCVTYEHATEEHIDYAWEEIKNYAEETLAAECPEEVQEQALPATKKPPKKLTRSMSTRFSFTRSVSREIFERQNSRPHLPCFTSSQLTDGCTPIVIVDTDDILESLQRASRMNGERSSNDTYDTDSTEEASN from the exons AGGAAGCGCCACAGAAGGGCGAAGACTTCAAGCGTATGCTCGATGACGTCGAGACGAAGATCATGCCCAATATGGTGCACTGGAACCATCCGCGCTTTTTCGCCTACTTCCCGGCCGGCAACTCCTATCCTTCGATCCTCGGCGACATGCTCAGCAGTGCCATCGGGTCAATTGGCTTCTCATGG gCATCCAGTCCGGCCGCCACCGAGCTGGAAACGATCGTCCTCGATTGGTACGCGAAGGCACTCGATCTGCCGTGCTTCTTCCGCAGCGACGCCAAGGGTTCGAAGGGCGGTGGCGTACTGCAAGGATCCGCGTCCGAGTGTGCGCTCGTGTGCATGATGGCGGCACGGGCCCGCGCCATCAAGGAGCTGAAGGGCAACCACCACGACGTGCACGACAGCGTCTATCTGCCGCAGCTGGTCGCGTACTCCTCCAAGGAGGCACACTCGTCGATCGAGAAGGCGGCCAAGATGGCGATCGTGAAGCTGCGCGCACTGGACACCGACTGTCGGGGCGTGTTCCGGGGCGATACGCTCCGCCAGGCCATCCAGGAGGATCTCGCCCAGGGCCTGACGCCGTGCTTTGTCGTCGCCACCGTCGGCACCACGTCGGCCTGCGTCTTTGACAATCTGGTCGAGATTGGGCAGGTGTGCCGGGAGGTGCGCAGCATCTGGTTCCACGTGGACGGTGCTTACGCGGGCAATTCCTTCATCCTGCCCGAGATGCGCCGCTTTAAGGAGGGGCTGGAGTATGCGGATTCGTTCAACACAAATCCAAACAAGCTGCTGCTGACCAACTTTGACTGCTCGGCGATGTGGGTGAAGGATGTAAAGCTGCTCACGACGGCGCTGGCCGTTGATCCGCTCTATCTGCAGCACGAGCATAGCAGTGCGATTGATTACCGGCACTACGGAATTCCGCTCAGCCGACGCTTCCGTGCGCTGAAGCTGTGGTTTGTGTTCCGCTCGTACGGCATCGTTGGGCTGCAGAAGTATATTCGCAACCACATTGCGCTGGCGAAACGGTTCGAGACGCTGGTGAACTCCGACGATCGCTTCGAGGTGCGCAACGACGTCAACCTTGGGCTTGTCTGCTTCCGACTCAA ACAGCAAGATCGAATCAATCGGGACCTACTGGCAAGGATCAACCAGTCGGGCAAATTCCACATGACCCCCGCAATGGTACGAGGCAAATACATCATTCGTTTCTGTGTCACCTACGAGCACGCCACCGAGGAGCATATAG ATTACGCATGGgaggaaattaaaaactacGCCGAAGAGACGCTCGCCGCCGAATGTCCGGAAGAGGTGCAGGAGCAGGCACTGCCGGCGACGAAAAAACCGCCCAAGAAGCTTACCCGCAGCATGTCCACGCGCTTCTCCTTCACGCGCAGCGTTTCGCGCGAAATCTTCGAACGACAAAACAGTCG TCCCCATTTGCCCTGTTTCACCAGCTCTCAGCTTACGGATGGCTGCACACCGATCGTCATCGTCGATACCGACGACATCCTGGAGAGTTTGCAGCGCGCCTCGCGGATGAACGGTGAGCGAAGTTCGAACGACACGTACGACACCGACAGCACGGAGGAGGCCAGCAATTGA